The following nucleotide sequence is from Pseudomonas putida S13.1.2.
CGCGCCATCACTTGCTGGCTGAGGGCGTCCATGGCCTGGTCGGCGCGGGTGGCCGAACCGTCCATGGCAACGCGCGCAGCGCGGGTAGCGTCGTAGCCTTGGCGCATCTTGTTCAGCGAGACCTTGTAGGCGCTGATGGTTGCGCCCAGCTCATTGAGCAGCTTGACGTTGTCCGGGCTTGTGAACGTGCTGGCCAGGTAGGCCTGCTGCTTGCTGAAGGCATCCAGCTTGGTCTGGGTGTTGGCGGCGGCGGTATCGTCGCCGTTGGCGATCATGTACTGCAGGCGCGCAATGCGCAGGTCGGTCAGGTCTTTGTTGAGCTGGCCGATGTCACCCATCCAGTTGCTGCGGTCGATCAGGCTGCCCAGGCTGGTCCAGCCGGTCAGGGCCAGCAGGCCGGTGAGGATCAGCACCAGGCCGAAGCCCAGGCCAAGTTTGAGGTTGACGCTGATGTTGGCGAACCAGCTGTTCATGCACGCTCTCCAGAAGTAGTTTTCGCTCTCTTGATCTTCGATCGCAAGGCGTTGTTGTTCTGGCTGCCCGCTGATTCGTGCAGGGGTTATCGGCAATGATCAGGGAAGCTGAAACGCTTTTTCAGCAGATTTGTAACTGGATAACCAGGGGCTGCAAAGCAGCCCCGGCAGTTTCAGAGGCTGCGCGCGCTGAAGGTATCGCAGCTGTTCACCTCACCTTGGGCAAACCCGGCCTTGAACCAACGCACCCGCTGCGCCGAGGTGCCATGGGTGAAGGAGTCCGGTACCACGCGGCCGCGGCCTTGCTGTTGCAGGCGGTCATCGCCAATGGCGTTGGCCGCGTTCAGCGCTTCCTCGACGTCACCCGGCTCCAGCCAGTTCAGGCGTTTTTGCGCCTGGTAGGCCCACACCCCGGCCAGGCAGTCGGCTTGCAGCTCCTGGCGCACCAGCAGGCCGTTATCGCCCTCCATGCGCTGGCCGTTGCGGCGTGCGGCATCGACCTTGGCCGAAACGCCCAGCAGGGTCTGCACATGGTGGCCGATTTCGTGGGCAATCACGTAGGCCTGGGCGAAGTCGCCGGCCGCAGCGAAGCGGTTTTCCATTTCACGGAAGAACGACATGTCCAGGTACACCCGCTGGTCCGCCGGGCAGTAGAACGGCCCCACCGCTGCCGAGGCAAAGCCGCAGGCCGAATTGACCTGGCCGCTGAACAGCACCAGCTTGGGGTCACGGTATTGCTTGCCGGCTTCGGCAAACAGCGCTTTCCAGGTGTCCTCGGTGTCGCCCAGCACCGAGGCAACGAACTCGGCCTGCTGGTCGTTGGCCGGTGGCGCCTTGGCGCCCGTGCCACTGGGTGCCGTCTGCTGTTG
It contains:
- a CDS encoding neutral zinc metallopeptidase, with product MEWRKGRRSDNVVDARGEGGGGGGMRFGGGKGLGLGAILLIVGIGWLTGQDPLQILGQLTGQMEQQQQQTAPSGTGAKAPPANDQQAEFVASVLGDTEDTWKALFAEAGKQYRDPKLVLFSGQVNSACGFASAAVGPFYCPADQRVYLDMSFFREMENRFAAAGDFAQAYVIAHEIGHHVQTLLGVSAKVDAARRNGQRMEGDNGLLVRQELQADCLAGVWAYQAQKRLNWLEPGDVEEALNAANAIGDDRLQQQGRGRVVPDSFTHGTSAQRVRWFKAGFAQGEVNSCDTFSARSL